One window from the genome of Malus domestica chromosome 01, GDT2T_hap1 encodes:
- the LOC103437812 gene encoding peroxidase P7-like, protein MMSRICPLYMNVCVILYKPLEKGNMASNYHLFLLIFVFAGAFLESNCELTQNFYKSKCPKALSIVQEGVIAAIKNETRIGASLLRLHFHDCFVNGCDASVLLDDTSSFVGEKTAAPNNNSIRGFEVVDQIKAKLEKACPGVVSCADLLALAARDSTVYLGGPSWKVGLGRRDSTTASRSAANTFLPSPTSNISALISSFSAQGLSLRDLVALSGSHTIGLARCTTFRSRIYNDSAIDATFAQSLQGICPRSGNDDNLASLDLQTPTHFDNEYYKNLLKEKGLLHSDQELFNGTTSTDNLVQIYTNNTLTFFKHFAVAMVKMGNISPLTGSQGEIRTNCRKVN, encoded by the exons ATGATGTCACGGATCTGCCCCCTATATATGAATGTGTGTGTGATCCTCTACAAGCCTCTAGAGAAGGGTAACATGGCTTCCAATTACCACTTATTCCTACTTATCTTTGTCTTTGCTGGTGCATTTCTTGAATCCAACTGCGAGCTCACTCAAAATTTCTACAAATCCAAATGTCCAAAAGCTTTGTCCATTGTGCAAGAAGGAGTTATAGCAGCCATAAAAAACGAAACGCGCATCGGAGCTTCCTTGCTCCGTCTGCATTTCCACGATTGCTTCGTAAAT GGTTGTGATGCGTCGGTGCTGTTGGACGATACATCAAGCTTTGTTGGTGAGAAAACAGCAGCTCCTAACAACAACTCCATTAGAGGATTTGAAGTTGTTGATCAAATTAAAGCCAAGCTTGAGAAAGCATGCCCCGGAGTAGTCTCATGTGCTGATCTTCTAGCTCTTGCTGCGCGTGACTCAACAGTTTAT TTGGGAGGTCCTTCATGGAAAGTTGGTTTGGGAAGAAGAGATTCAACCACTGCTAGCAGAAGTGCTGCCAACACCTTCCTTCCTTCACCAACTTCCAATATAAGTGCTTTAATTTCAAGCTTCTCTGCACAAGGCCTCTCCTTAAGGGACTTGGTCGCTCTTTCTGGTTCTCACACAATTGGCCTTGCAAGATGCACAACATTCCGCTCACGCATCTACAACGACTCCGCCATCGACGCCACCTTTGCCCAGTCATTGCAGGGAATTTGCCCAAGAAGCGGAAATGACGACAACCTTGCAAGCCTTGACCTCCAGACCCCAACACATTTTGATAACGAGTACTACAAGAATTTGTTGAAAGAAAAGGGACTTCTTCATTCAGACCAGGAGCTCTTCAACGGAACAACTTCTACAGATAATCTGGTTCAAATTTATACAAATAACACATTGACATTCTTCAAGCACTTTGCCGTGGCCATGGTCAAAATGGGAAACATCAGTCCTCTTACGGGAAGTCAGGGCGAAATCAGAACTAATTGCAGAAAAGTGAACTAA